Proteins co-encoded in one Zymomonas mobilis subsp. mobilis ATCC 10988 genomic window:
- a CDS encoding CinA family protein: MEENQPQENVHYNLPNELVTRASLVIDANRAAGQRIAVAESCTGGLVMAALTEVPGASDVFDAGFVTYANQAKIDLLNISQDVIETFGSVSLAVAWAMARNAVEKSDADIAVAITGIAGPTGGDERKPVGTVVFARARRDADPNEVVAEQKSFGDLGRSGIRLQAALCALSLLMPDASISQG, from the coding sequence ATGGAAGAAAACCAGCCGCAGGAAAATGTCCATTATAATTTACCGAATGAATTGGTAACCCGCGCCAGCTTGGTGATCGATGCCAATCGTGCAGCCGGTCAGCGTATTGCCGTTGCAGAAAGCTGCACCGGTGGTTTGGTAATGGCGGCCTTGACCGAGGTTCCGGGGGCTTCTGATGTCTTTGATGCCGGATTTGTGACCTATGCCAATCAGGCAAAAATAGACCTTCTGAATATTAGTCAGGACGTCATCGAAACCTTTGGCTCTGTTTCTTTGGCGGTTGCTTGGGCAATGGCACGGAATGCCGTTGAAAAAAGCGATGCTGATATTGCGGTTGCGATTACAGGTATTGCGGGCCCGACCGGCGGCGATGAAAGAAAACCCGTTGGCACCGTTGTTTTTGCACGGGCAAGACGGGATGCTGATCCGAATGAAGTCGTTGCGGAACAGAAATCTTTCGGAGATTTAGGGCGTTCCGGTATCCGTTTACAGGCAGCTTTATGCGCCCTCAGCCTGTTAATGCCGGATGCGTCGATCTCTCAAGGTTAA
- a CDS encoding cytochrome-c peroxidase gives MNIKALFGSAVVLAVVAYGATTSYLVHYDHETAPKLSSLSPTNNNPKAKAAFDTIAEARCDYCHTKDAKLPFYASLPVAKQLMQRDIKRGLQHFQIQPVLNALEKGEAVDEESLARMQFVVEHDMMPPKMYLTMHWHAALGEKGKKAMLEWIKESRIKNYDAAGLVAPQFQSEPIQPIPAADFSDKEKIALGERLFFDKQLSGDGTLNCASCHGLNKGGVDNLVTSTGIKGQKGPINAPTVYNSVYNKLQFWDGRAKDLQEQAAGPVMNPLEMGSHDWAEVSKRVMAQPGYKEAFTKVYGGQANQERITNAIAVYEATLVTPDSRFDQYLKGHENAINEQEKRGYALFKDLGCASCHVGKAMGGQSFEVMGLEGDYFGKRGHPSDADQGRFSQTHNALDMHRFNVPTLRNIELTAPYFHDGSAKTLEEAVREMVRYQTQKGQIPEKDVQDIVAFLKTQTGSYRGHNLATITEEEAGILPSK, from the coding sequence ATGAATATCAAGGCTTTATTCGGGTCTGCGGTCGTCTTGGCAGTGGTGGCCTATGGGGCAACAACCTCTTATCTGGTTCATTACGATCATGAAACAGCGCCCAAACTTTCTTCGCTGTCCCCGACAAATAACAATCCGAAAGCTAAGGCTGCCTTTGATACAATTGCAGAAGCCCGCTGCGATTACTGTCATACCAAAGATGCTAAACTGCCTTTTTATGCTAGCTTGCCCGTTGCAAAACAGTTGATGCAGCGTGACATCAAACGCGGGTTACAGCATTTCCAGATACAACCGGTTTTAAATGCCTTGGAAAAAGGCGAAGCGGTCGATGAAGAATCCTTGGCAAGAATGCAGTTCGTCGTTGAGCATGACATGATGCCGCCGAAAATGTATCTTACCATGCATTGGCATGCCGCCCTTGGTGAAAAGGGCAAAAAGGCTATGCTGGAATGGATCAAGGAAAGCCGGATTAAAAATTATGATGCGGCTGGGCTTGTTGCGCCTCAATTTCAGTCGGAACCGATACAACCCATTCCGGCAGCTGATTTTTCTGACAAAGAAAAAATCGCCCTTGGGGAACGTCTGTTCTTTGATAAACAGCTTTCTGGCGATGGCACTTTAAATTGTGCCAGCTGTCACGGCCTGAACAAGGGTGGGGTGGATAATCTCGTCACCTCTACGGGTATCAAAGGACAAAAGGGTCCCATTAACGCGCCTACTGTTTACAATTCGGTTTATAACAAACTGCAATTCTGGGATGGCCGAGCAAAAGATTTACAGGAACAGGCGGCGGGTCCTGTCATGAATCCTCTGGAAATGGGTTCCCATGATTGGGCAGAAGTTAGCAAGCGCGTTATGGCACAGCCGGGCTATAAAGAAGCCTTTACAAAGGTCTATGGCGGTCAGGCCAATCAGGAACGTATTACCAATGCAATCGCTGTTTATGAGGCGACTTTGGTAACGCCTGACAGTCGTTTTGACCAATATTTAAAAGGCCATGAAAACGCGATCAACGAACAGGAAAAACGCGGTTACGCGTTGTTTAAAGATCTGGGTTGTGCTTCTTGCCATGTCGGTAAAGCGATGGGTGGTCAAAGTTTTGAAGTTATGGGACTTGAAGGTGACTATTTCGGTAAAAGAGGTCACCCAAGTGATGCCGATCAAGGCCGTTTCTCTCAAACGCATAATGCCCTTGATATGCATCGTTTCAATGTGCCAACATTACGGAATATTGAATTGACGGCACCTTATTTCCATGATGGCAGCGCCAAAACTTTGGAAGAAGCCGTTCGTGAAATGGTGCGCTACCAGACGCAGAAAGGCCAAATTCCTGAAAAGGATGTTCAGGATATTGTGGCCTTCTTGAAAACTCAAACGGGAAGCTATCGCGGCCATAATCTGGCAACGATCACAGAAGAAGAAGCAGGCATATTGCCTTCTAAATAA
- a CDS encoding bifunctional 2-C-methyl-D-erythritol 4-phosphate cytidylyltransferase/2-C-methyl-D-erythritol 2,4-cyclodiphosphate synthase, with product MMKRTDNIALIVAAGQGKRAGEGLPKQYRQIAGKAILAHAIDNLLAHPEIDTVQVVIADGHQALYQEAVGDRDLPQPVIGGVFRRDSVINGLKAAHDRGYKRVLIHDAARPFLPKTVIDRLLDALKSSKAAIPVLPVVDTLVNQEVEAVDRNLFHRVQTPQAFDLETVIAAHQAWTGSDEPTDDAQVVRAFGKKIALVTGDRLLEKLTYPADFSVAEAQMTEKMISVCGSGFDVHCFEAGDHIMLGGIKIPHDHGLAGHSDADVALHALTDALLGAIADGDIGTHFPPSDPQWKGANSTQFLEYAVALAKKAGAIIDHADVTVICEAPKVGPYRPAMRKHIAQILGLPEQRVSIKATTTEKLGFTGRKEGIAAQAVTSIRLPDILC from the coding sequence ATGATGAAAAGAACAGATAATATAGCGCTTATTGTGGCGGCCGGTCAGGGTAAACGTGCAGGTGAAGGCCTGCCAAAGCAATATCGGCAGATCGCTGGTAAAGCTATTCTGGCACATGCGATTGATAACCTGCTCGCCCATCCCGAAATTGATACGGTACAAGTCGTTATCGCGGACGGGCATCAGGCGTTATATCAAGAGGCTGTCGGAGACCGAGATTTACCGCAGCCAGTGATCGGTGGTGTTTTTCGGCGCGATTCTGTGATTAATGGTTTGAAGGCCGCACATGACCGTGGTTACAAACGGGTTTTGATTCATGATGCCGCCCGCCCTTTTTTACCCAAAACAGTGATTGATCGCCTACTTGACGCCTTGAAATCGTCTAAGGCAGCGATACCCGTTTTGCCAGTTGTTGATACTCTTGTTAATCAAGAAGTCGAAGCCGTTGACCGCAATCTGTTCCATCGCGTTCAAACCCCGCAAGCCTTTGATCTTGAGACCGTGATCGCTGCACATCAGGCATGGACAGGCAGCGATGAACCAACAGATGATGCGCAGGTTGTCCGCGCTTTTGGTAAAAAAATTGCCTTGGTAACAGGCGATAGACTACTCGAGAAACTGACCTATCCTGCTGATTTTTCTGTAGCCGAGGCTCAAATGACTGAAAAAATGATTTCTGTTTGCGGTTCAGGTTTCGATGTTCATTGTTTCGAAGCTGGTGACCATATTATGTTGGGTGGCATCAAAATTCCGCATGACCATGGTCTTGCCGGTCACTCCGATGCCGATGTCGCACTCCATGCTTTGACAGATGCTTTGCTGGGGGCGATTGCTGATGGCGATATCGGAACCCATTTTCCGCCAAGTGATCCACAATGGAAGGGTGCAAATTCGACCCAATTCCTTGAATATGCTGTTGCGCTTGCCAAGAAAGCCGGAGCTATCATTGACCATGCGGATGTAACGGTTATCTGTGAAGCGCCGAAAGTGGGGCCTTATCGACCAGCCATGCGTAAGCATATTGCCCAGATTCTGGGGCTTCCTGAACAAAGGGTCAGCATCAAAGCAACGACAACTGAAAAGCTTGGTTTTACAGGCCGCAAAGAAGGGATCGCTGCCCAAGCGGTTACCAGTATTCGCTTGCCGGATATTTTGTGCTAA
- a CDS encoding carbonic anhydrase → MIDFQKLIMGYQRFRSGDWTDQHDRWEHLSKGQNPKVLVIACSDSRVDPAQIFDTNPGEIFVIRVVGALVPPYERELGHHGVSAALEYAVTKLEVSDILVMGHGACGGIKASLEGTGSEDEDDDFFIKSWISLLDDARDRVVAEHGHESDVACRLEHEGVRTSIANLRSFPFVRDREAAGKLDLHGAWFAIENGSLHLLEPKSSEFIRL, encoded by the coding sequence ATGATAGACTTTCAGAAACTGATTATGGGATATCAGCGCTTCCGTAGTGGTGACTGGACAGACCAACATGATCGTTGGGAGCATTTGTCAAAAGGTCAAAACCCGAAGGTTCTGGTTATCGCCTGTTCTGATAGTCGCGTTGATCCTGCCCAGATATTCGATACCAATCCGGGTGAAATTTTTGTTATTCGTGTCGTGGGTGCCTTGGTGCCGCCTTATGAAAGAGAATTAGGGCATCATGGTGTATCGGCAGCACTTGAATATGCCGTAACCAAGCTGGAAGTAAGCGATATTCTAGTTATGGGGCATGGTGCCTGTGGCGGTATCAAAGCTTCTTTGGAAGGCACCGGAAGCGAAGACGAAGATGATGATTTCTTCATCAAAAGCTGGATTTCCTTGCTGGATGATGCCCGCGACAGAGTCGTTGCCGAACATGGCCACGAATCTGATGTTGCTTGCCGTTTGGAACATGAAGGCGTCAGAACCAGTATTGCCAATCTCCGTAGTTTTCCCTTTGTTCGAGATCGGGAAGCCGCAGGTAAACTCGACCTGCATGGGGCATGGTTTGCGATCGAAAATGGTTCGTTACATTTGTTAGAACCGAAAAGTAGCGAATTTATTCGCCTTTAG
- a CDS encoding IS5 family transposase (programmed frameshift) has product MSDVFLLSEHQMERIKPFFPLAHGVPRVDDRRVLSGIVYVIRNGLQWKDAPKAYGPHKTLYNRFIRWSRLGVFDRIFVALTEQAGRSKRLMIDATHLKAHRTAASLLKKGLFPRHIGRTKGGLNSKLHAVCDSQGRPVRLHLTAGQVSDFKGADVLLANLPEETQEILGDRGYDSNKIRQSLADRNITACIPPKKNRKSKPPYDWHLYKKRHLIENMFAKLKDWRRVATRYDRCAHTFMSAIHIAASFIFYLKE; this is encoded by the exons GTGAGTGACGTGTTTTTGCTGTCTGAGCACCAGATGGAACGGATTAAGCCGTTTTTTCCACTGGCGCATGGTGTGCCGCGTGTCGATGACCGTCGTGTCCTGAGCGGGATCGTTTACGTGATCCGCAACGGCCTTCAGTGGAAAGACGCCCCGAAAGCGTATGGCCCGCACAAGACTTTATACAACCGGTTTATCCGGTGGAGCCGCCTGGGTGTCTTTGACCGGATCTTCGTCGCCCTGACGGAGCAGGCAGGCCGTTCGAAGCGTCTGATGATCGATGCAACACATCTGAAAGCACACCGGACAGCGGCCTCCCTGCTCAAAAAGGGGCTTT TTCCCCGCCATATCGGACGCACGAAAGGCGGACTGAACTCAAAGCTTCACGCTGTATGCGATAGTCAGGGCCGCCCTGTCCGGCTGCATCTGACCGCAGGTCAGGTCAGTGACTTCAAAGGCGCGGATGTTCTGCTGGCAAATCTGCCGGAAGAAACACAAGAAATTCTCGGGGACCGGGGATACGACAGTAATAAAATCAGACAGTCTCTCGCAGACCGGAATATCACCGCCTGTATTCCGCCGAAGAAGAACCGGAAATCAAAGCCGCCTTACGACTGGCATCTGTATAAAAAGCGTCACCTCATCGAAAATATGTTCGCAAAGCTCAAAGACTGGCGGCGTGTCGCAACACGATACGACCGGTGCGCTCACACATTCATGTCAGCAATCCATATCGCAGCAAGTTTCATCTTCTATCTCAAAGAATGA
- a CDS encoding TldD/PmbA family protein, with amino-acid sequence MLTISQAEEQAARLVAAACQAGADAADVVFVQGQSQDISVRLGQLEDVGRSEGAEIGLRLFIGHRSASVSSSDFSKEALDALVERAVAMAREAPEDRWAGLAPKELLMQGAAPEIESDDGKEIAPAVLRELALKAEDAARSVDGITNSEGASASAGRTIFALATSEGFTRGSSSSSYGCSACVIAGQGVNMQRDYDFHATRYFEDLDAAELIGTRAAERTIARLNPTRIDSGQMPIIFDPRVGSGFLSYLIQGISGGAITRKTSFLLDSLGKPVFNEGITIKEDPWRKRGIASRAFDGEGLPTKPNNIIEKGRLNGWLLDSAAARQLGMTPTGHARRGVGGPPSTGTANLYLEAGKVTPEELMSDIKLGIYVTEMIGSGVNMITGDYSRGASGFIIRDGQLAEPVAEITVAGNLKDIFMHMVPANDLRFRRGTEVPTLRVDGLMVAGQ; translated from the coding sequence ATGTTAACTATATCGCAAGCAGAAGAACAGGCAGCCCGTTTGGTGGCTGCTGCATGTCAAGCCGGAGCCGATGCGGCTGATGTTGTTTTTGTCCAAGGACAATCCCAAGATATTTCCGTTCGCTTGGGACAACTAGAAGATGTGGGTCGCTCTGAAGGCGCAGAGATCGGGTTAAGATTGTTTATCGGACATCGTTCGGCCAGTGTTTCTTCTTCTGATTTTTCGAAAGAAGCCTTGGATGCCTTGGTTGAAAGAGCCGTTGCGATGGCACGCGAGGCGCCCGAAGATCGCTGGGCAGGCTTGGCACCAAAAGAATTGCTGATGCAGGGCGCAGCACCGGAAATCGAAAGCGATGATGGAAAAGAAATTGCTCCAGCCGTCTTGCGAGAGCTGGCCTTAAAAGCTGAGGATGCTGCCCGTTCAGTTGACGGTATTACAAATAGTGAAGGGGCTTCTGCCAGCGCAGGTCGCACGATTTTTGCCCTCGCGACGAGTGAGGGTTTCACTCGCGGTTCCAGCTCTTCAAGCTATGGCTGCTCTGCCTGTGTTATTGCAGGGCAGGGGGTTAATATGCAGCGTGATTATGATTTTCACGCCACCCGCTATTTTGAAGATTTAGACGCGGCTGAATTGATTGGGACAAGAGCCGCTGAACGGACAATTGCGCGATTGAATCCGACGCGGATTGATAGCGGTCAAATGCCGATTATTTTCGATCCACGCGTCGGTAGCGGATTCTTATCCTATTTAATTCAAGGCATCAGCGGCGGCGCTATCACGCGCAAGACCAGTTTTTTGTTAGACAGCCTTGGAAAGCCGGTTTTCAATGAAGGTATCACCATCAAAGAAGACCCTTGGCGGAAAAGAGGCATCGCCTCGCGTGCTTTTGATGGCGAAGGCCTACCAACAAAACCCAATAATATTATTGAAAAAGGCCGATTGAATGGCTGGTTGCTTGATTCAGCCGCCGCTCGTCAATTGGGCATGACCCCGACTGGCCATGCCAGAAGAGGCGTCGGGGGGCCTCCGTCAACAGGAACGGCCAATCTTTATCTGGAAGCTGGAAAGGTCACACCCGAAGAATTGATGTCAGATATCAAGCTGGGTATTTATGTGACCGAAATGATTGGCAGTGGTGTCAATATGATTACGGGTGATTATAGCCGTGGCGCATCCGGCTTTATTATTCGTGATGGGCAGCTTGCGGAGCCTGTTGCCGAAATTACAGTTGCCGGTAATTTGAAAGACATCTTTATGCATATGGTGCCTGCCAATGATCTGCGCTTCCGTCGCGGAACCGAAGTGCCGACTTTGCGGGTCGATGGATTGATGGTTGCTGGCCAATAA
- a CDS encoding type II toxin-antitoxin system RatA family toxin, protein MPHYTESKILPYTPQQLFDLVADISRYPEFLPWVIAVRIRSREENRMTADLIVGFKAFRESFTSKVTLDSPHSVSVEYIDGPLSHLHNEWHFTEEEEGKTRLDFMVDFSFRSRIFEALAGQFFDRAVQKMTQAFEERANNLYGLSDA, encoded by the coding sequence ATGCCGCATTATACAGAATCAAAAATATTGCCCTATACGCCACAGCAACTTTTTGATCTGGTCGCGGATATCAGCCGTTATCCTGAATTTTTGCCATGGGTAATCGCCGTTCGGATTCGGTCTCGTGAAGAAAACAGGATGACGGCTGATTTGATTGTGGGCTTCAAGGCTTTTCGGGAAAGCTTTACGTCAAAAGTAACCTTGGATTCACCCCATTCGGTATCGGTTGAATATATCGACGGGCCATTATCCCATCTTCATAATGAATGGCATTTCACAGAAGAAGAAGAGGGAAAAACCCGATTAGATTTTATGGTCGATTTTTCTTTCCGGTCGAGAATTTTCGAGGCACTTGCCGGACAATTCTTTGATCGAGCCGTGCAAAAAATGACTCAAGCCTTTGAAGAAAGGGCGAATAATCTTTACGGTTTATCCGATGCCTAG
- the lipA gene encoding lipoyl synthase: MSKIPAPNEKTSRSDSGSSILRKPDWLRVRSPGGAAFNETHGLIRKLGLATVCEEAACPNIGECWTKKQATVMILGEVCTRACAFCNVKTGHPDKVNPLEPGHVADVAAEMNLEHIVITSVDRDDLEDGGASQFVKVIEAVRARTPKTTIEILTPDFRGKPDHALDMIVKARPDVFNHNLETVPRLYPTIRPGARYFTSLRLLEKVRERDPSIFTKSGLMLGLGEDRLEVHQVMDDMRQADVDFLTLGQYLQPTPRHVRVEEFVTPDSFKAYAATARAKGFSMVASSPLTRSSYYAGADFARLKEARQKKLEKIAAKNSGKGA, encoded by the coding sequence ATGAGTAAAATTCCCGCACCTAATGAAAAAACCAGCCGATCCGATTCTGGTTCCTCGATTTTGCGTAAACCGGACTGGCTTCGTGTCCGTTCTCCCGGTGGCGCTGCTTTTAATGAAACCCACGGCTTGATACGGAAACTGGGTCTGGCCACGGTGTGCGAAGAAGCAGCCTGTCCCAATATTGGAGAATGCTGGACAAAAAAACAGGCAACCGTCATGATTTTGGGGGAAGTCTGTACCCGTGCCTGTGCTTTTTGCAATGTAAAGACAGGCCATCCCGACAAGGTCAATCCTTTGGAACCGGGGCATGTTGCTGATGTCGCTGCCGAAATGAATTTGGAGCATATTGTTATCACATCGGTTGATCGTGACGACCTCGAAGATGGCGGCGCTTCACAATTTGTCAAAGTTATTGAAGCTGTCAGAGCAAGAACCCCGAAAACGACGATTGAGATTCTGACCCCAGATTTCCGTGGTAAGCCGGATCATGCATTGGATATGATCGTCAAAGCCCGCCCCGATGTATTCAATCACAATCTTGAAACGGTGCCCCGTCTTTACCCGACGATTCGTCCGGGAGCGCGTTATTTCACTTCCTTGCGCTTGCTTGAAAAAGTGCGGGAACGGGACCCCTCTATTTTTACCAAATCCGGTTTAATGCTGGGTTTAGGCGAAGATCGTTTGGAAGTGCATCAGGTCATGGACGACATGCGGCAAGCGGATGTCGACTTCTTAACCTTAGGGCAATATTTGCAACCTACGCCGCGCCATGTTCGGGTAGAAGAGTTTGTTACACCTGACAGCTTCAAGGCCTATGCGGCGACAGCTAGAGCCAAGGGTTTTTCAATGGTGGCATCCTCTCCTTTAACGCGTTCCAGCTATTATGCCGGTGCTGATTTTGCGCGTTTAAAAGAAGCCCGCCAAAAGAAGTTGGAAAAAATAGCCGCCAAAAATAGCGGGAAGGGTGCCTAA